One part of the Eucalyptus grandis isolate ANBG69807.140 chromosome 10, ASM1654582v1, whole genome shotgun sequence genome encodes these proteins:
- the LOC104422478 gene encoding LOW QUALITY PROTEIN: pentatricopeptide repeat-containing protein At5g59600 (The sequence of the model RefSeq protein was modified relative to this genomic sequence to represent the inferred CDS: inserted 1 base in 1 codon) gives MSFFARRLVRNKNLRATPSINRAYHSSFDACAELIDACARNRALRSGKALHAHLIVTGLCASAHIASKVIGFYXRCGSTVDARRVFDEIPETDVRRWAVLLGAFARRGYHQEALHAFLEMRREGMEPNEFVFPSILKVCGQLSDRRAGENVHALVLKLSVEDDLFVNSALIDMYSKCGHVEKARAVFDMMVEKDLVTFNAMVSGYAQNGFAKEAIGLVEKMKFWGLKPDVVTWNSLINGFSQKGDPLAVRDLLKSMSSAGIEPDVVSWTSIISGLVQSFKNEDAFKTFKEMMACRVYPNSATISSLLPACATSANVRLGKEMHGYAVVLGVENDIFVKSALLDMYAKCGLITEAKLLFSDMSEKNTVSWNSMIFGLASHGYCDEAIETFAQMEKEDSKRVDHLTFTAALTACSHGGMIELGQSLFHKMQEAYKIAPRLEHYACMVDLLGRAGKLSEAYDFIKAMPVEPDLFVWGALLGACRNHGNLELAEIAAQHLSRLEPGNAGNNMLLSELYANASNNWNARLRMKRRKLMKFLGSSWIAG, from the exons ATGTCTTTCTTCGCCAGGCGCCTCGTACGGAACAAGAACCTGCGTGCAACTCCATCGATCAACCGTGCGTACCACTCTTCTTTTGATGCCTGCGCCGAGCTGATCGACGCTTGCGCTCGTAATCGAGCACTTCGCTCGGGCAAGGCCCTTCACGCCCATCTGATCGTGACGGGCCTTTGTGCTTCCGCCCACATTGCCTCCAAAGTCATCGGCTTCT ACCGATGTGGGAGCACGGTCGATGCCCGACGCGTGTTCGATGAAATTCCTGAGACAGATGTTCGCCGCTGGGCCGTCCTCCTCGGTGCCTTTGCTCGGCGTGGATACCATCAGGAGGCTTTGCATGCGTTCCTCGAGATGCGGAGGGAGGGGATGGAGCCCAACGAGTTCGTGTTTCCCAGCATCCTCAAAGTCTGTGGGCAGCTCTCGGATCGGCGGGCTGGAGAGAATGTGCACGCTTTGGTTCTGAAACTGTCGGTTGAAGACGATTTGTTCGTCAATTCCGCGTTGATTGATATGTACTCGAAATGTGGGCACGTCGAGAAGGCGCGCGCGGTATTTGATATGATGGTAGAGAAAGATTTGGTCACATTCAATGCCATGGTTTCAGGTTATGCTCAGAATGGCTTTGCAAAAGAGGCAATTGGATTGGTAGAGAAGATGAAGTTTTGGGGTCTGAAGCCAGATGTTGTGACCTGGAATTCATTGATTAATGGGTTTTCACAGAAGGGCGATCCTCTGGCTGTTCGAGACCTGCTCAAGTCAATGAGCTCTGCTGGTATTGAGCCGGATGTGGTGTCTTGGACTTCTATTATATCTGGACTTGTACAGAGTTTCAAAAACGAAGATGCTTTTAAGACATTCAAGGAGATGATGGCTTGCAGGGTTTACCCCAATTCGGCCACCATTAGTAGTCTCTTGCCTGCTTGTGCTACATCTGCCAATGTGAGGCTTGGGAAGGAAATGCATGGTTATGCAGTTGTGCTTGGGGTGGAGAACGATATCTTTGTGAAAAGCGCTCTTCTTGACATGTATGCGAAATGCGGTCTTATAACTGAAGCTAAGTTGTTATTCTCTGACATGTCTGAAAAGAACACAGTCTCTTGGAATTCCATGATCTTTGGGTTGGCCAGCCATGGTTATTGTGACGAAGCAATTGAAACTTTTGCTCAGATGGAGAAGGAAGATAGTAAGAGGGTCGATCACCTGACCTTCACGGCAGCTCTCACTGCTTGTAGTCATGGAGGTATGATTGAACTTGGACAGAGTTTGTTCCACAAGATGCAGGAAGCTTACAAGATAGCACCAAGGCTCGAGCATTATGCTTGCATGGTGGATCTTCTTGGTAGAGCTGGAAAACTATCAGAAGCTTATGACTTTATTAAGGCAATGCCCGTGGAACCTGATTTGTTCGTGTGGGGAGCCCTACTAGGGGCATGTAGGAACCACGGGAACTTGGAACTCGCAGAAATAGCGGCTCAGCATCTTTCAAGGCTTGAGCCTGGAAATGCAGGGAATAATATGTTGCTGTCTGAATTATATGCCAATGCCAGTAATAATTGGAATGCAAGGTtaagaatgaaaagaagaaaactgatGAAGTTTCTTGGTTCTAGTTGGATAGCTGGCTGA